Genomic window (Acidobacteriota bacterium):
GCGCAAAGAGCAAAAGCGCGAGGGTAGCCAGTAGTGACGATAGGTTTTTGGGCATAACTGCTGTTCCTTACCTGGAGAATGAAAACGTGGCTGATGAAGCGCGGTTACTTGACGAATATGACGAGGCAACTATCATTAGCTTATACGGGGTGAAGAAAGAAGGATGAGACCTGGTTAATATTGTTATTCATCCTTCCCCCTTCACCTTTCTCAACGACCCATCCAGCCGCCATCCACGACTAGAACATGGCCATAAATGTAATCGCTCGCCGATGACGAAAGGAAAACCGCTGCTCCGGCTAAATCATCCGGTTCGCCCCATCGTCCGGCAGGAATGCGTTCAAGTATCTGCCGGTTGCGCGTCGCGTCGCGTTGTAACGCCAGCGTGTTATCCGTAGCGATATAGCCCGGCGCAATGGCGTTGACATTTATTCCTCTCGCCGCCCATTCATTCGCTAAGGCTTTCGTGAGTCCTGCAACACCGGCTTTAGACGCCGCATAAGCGGGCACTGTGATACCGCCTTGAAACGAGAGCAGAGAAGCGATGTTGATAATTTTGCCGCGACCTCGCTCCATCATGTGTTTGCCTGCAAGTTGTGAAAGCCGAAAGACGCTCGATAGATTCACTTCGATAACCGCCGCCCAATCCGCTTCCGCATAATCAACCGCAGGGGCGCGGCGAATCATCCCGGCGTTGTTTACGAGGATGTCAATCGCGCCAAGCTCTTGAACGGTGTTTTCAATCAACCGACGCGGCGCGTTGCAATCTTGCAAATCGCCTCTGATGGCAAGCGCGCGCCGACCGAGGTTAGCAATGGCTTCGCAGGTTGCATCCGGGGCGTGTGAGTTACCGTGACAGGCGACCTCTGCGCCTGCCTGAGCAAGCGCAATGGCAATTCGAGCGCCCAGCCCTGCCGAAGCGCCAGTCACCAGCGCCACTTTGCCGTTCAGTTTGAAAGCCTCTAAAATCATT
Coding sequences:
- the kduD gene encoding 2-dehydro-3-deoxy-D-gluconate 5-dehydrogenase KduD — encoded protein: MILEAFKLNGKVALVTGASAGLGARIAIALAQAGAEVACHGNSHAPDATCEAIANLGRRALAIRGDLQDCNAPRRLIENTVQELGAIDILVNNAGMIRRAPAVDYAEADWAAVIEVNLSSVFRLSQLAGKHMMERGRGKIINIASLLSFQGGITVPAYAASKAGVAGLTKALANEWAARGINVNAIAPGYIATDNTLALQRDATRNRQILERIPAGRWGEPDDLAGAAVFLSSSASDYIYGHVLVVDGGWMGR